The region GTTACACCATGTTCTGCTGATGATCATCAATATATCGTTCCAGCTGGATTAAACTATTAAGATCATTAAACCCCATCAATTATAAATTTATAATTGATGGGGTTATTTTTTATTTTCTTGAATAATTAGGAAGAACCGTTAAATACTATGAAAGAAATCGACATGAAAGGAAGATTCAGAATGAAACGTTTAATGGTTATGTTTATGATTGGGTTATGTTTAGTTGCTTGTTCAAACAATAAATCAACAACGACAACAACAGAGAACAATACAACTCAAAATACGCCAACAACAACTACTACAGAGGATAAACAAATTAAATATGTAAGTGACTTAGGATTTAAAAATGTTACTAATGTTAACGGAAGTAAGTACTACCAAACCTATACACTTGATGAAGCAACAGCTGCACAAGGCGATGTCTATAATCAATGGTTATATACATGGGTAGAACCAAGTGAATATGTTGGGAAAACAGTTGATGTTTATCAATATACAGGAACAAAAGATAACAAAGATTATGATATTTATTTACTAATGAGCGGAGACAAAGAAATCGGTGGTTACTACTATGAAAAAGGAAAAGATATGTCTTCTGCAACAATTTTAGATAATTCAGTAACTGCCCGTATCGCATCTGACTTCCAAGCAACATGGGATAAGTTATTTAATATTCAAAAATAAAATAAAAAAATCCTCAGATTAATCTGAGGATTTTTTTACTCTATTAAACTAGCTTTCACAACATATCTTTCAGGTGTTGGCCCCATATAAACAAACGGATAACAAGTCACTAATGTAATCATTGATCTATCTGATGACTCGTAAATCCAATCATCATCTGGATCAACAATCTGAATATCTTGTATCTCATAAGTCAAGGTATTATCTAATGTCTCAATTGTAATTAACTCTCCAACCTCAACATGTTTTAAATTCCAAAAAATTTCTTCTCGGTGGCCGTAAAGTACTGAATTACCCACATCACCAATCATAGATGTGTCGTCATCTATTCCTACCCCTTTTGTCAAAATCGCATCAGATGTTCCAACACGGATTGGCAATAACTTGTCAAATGAAGCAATCTGCATCATCCCAACAATACTTTGATCGACATTCTCATTCGATGTTTCTTCCTTAGGAGTATTTTTTAATTCCTCCCATTGTTCCACCGATTCTTTAACTCCTTTATTCATCTCAATTAATGGATAAATTCCTATACCTAAACAAACTACACCAATCAAAATCAATAAAATTGGTATTATCTTCTTCATCACTTCTACACCTCTAACGCAAAGGAGAAGCACGTTAGTAGCGCCTCTCCTTTTATGATTACTGAACGTAATTTAAATTATCAAATGAAACAATTGTTTTTGTCTGATTATTTGCGTCAATATACTCAATCTCAACTACGTCACCTTCGCGGGTAATAGCTAACTCCGGTGAGATAGTGCTTGCTCCCATCAATAATAAATTAGTTTGATCTTTTAAAATAATCGTATAATAAGTATTTCCATCACTTTGACTCATTCCAAAACGCTCAACAGTCCCCTTAATTGACTTACGTTCTCCTGATGCAAGATTTGAAAAATCACCTTTTCCAAACATCAACTTCGTATAATTAGCACGAGCCTCACTTAATGTTTCACCTGTACCAACCATCGAATAATCTTTTACATTAACAAATGCATATTGCTTAACTAAACCTTGGTTATCCTTTAACGTCATAAAATACGTTGGTTCATTTTCAATATTTAATAACAATGGGAAACTCGCAGAATATGACATTTGTTGAACTTTTCCTTCTGCTGAACGCATCGCTGCAATCTCAGTTGCACCTGCAATTTTATAGAACTTTGTTTCCTTCGTTCTCGTATTCGATAACATAAATCCAACCGTTGATTCATCAGAGCTAGCTGAAGTCATACCAGTATAGAAATACCACTCTCCATCGACATACATATAATTACTTCCCTGAGTTGCTTGAATAATCCCTTTTTTAGCAAATAATGTATTGAAGAATCCGTTTGTATACCACCCCCAGTCATTAATTTGATTAATCACAAATGATTGTGGTTGGATACGGTCAATCCATGTTGGTGCCTCTTCAGTTGAATATTTATGAGTCTCTCCAGTTTGCGCATCAACCACTACTACTCCAGTCGCATCAGATCCACCATTAATTCCGACTTTCTTAGTATAAGTTGTCACAACCCAATAAGGGCGTCCTGAATCATCTAATTCAAATGAGAAATCAGTCAATCCTTCAAACATATTTCCTTCAAAATATACCTTACGTTTAATATCATCATTAAAGAATGCCGAAGGTAAATACTTTAAGTGAATTGGGTTTCCTTCTGCATCTTCTTGAACTAAACGTACATCCTGAGCATCAGTCGCTGAAACCATTATATATCCAGGGGTCCCCTCATGATTAGCAAACCACTTAATAATATCAATATGTTCAAGAGGTGCTACCCAGAATAACTCGTCATTCATACTAATTAACGTATAATCCCCAACATAAACCTGAGACCCCAAACCAACATCTTCTCCAAGCTTTTTCTCACCTAAACGGCGAGCATAATCTTCATCAACTGTTGGAATCTTAGATAAATCAACTGATGGAA is a window of Turicibacter sanguinis DNA encoding:
- a CDS encoding class D sortase, with translation MKKIIPILLILIGVVCLGIGIYPLIEMNKGVKESVEQWEELKNTPKEETSNENVDQSIVGMMQIASFDKLLPIRVGTSDAILTKGVGIDDDTSMIGDVGNSVLYGHREEIFWNLKHVEVGELITIETLDNTLTYEIQDIQIVDPDDDWIYESSDRSMITLVTCYPFVYMGPTPERYVVKASLIE